GGCCAGCACGGACCCGGCAATCAGGGCCTCGGGGGTCTGTGTCCGGTGCTTGATCGCCTCGACGGCGGGGCGAAGCTCTAGCAGGGCGGCCATCGGATAATCGGCAGGGGGCGCACTGGGGCGATAAAGCGGCTGTTTGCGGTCGGCAGGGGTGCCATGCACCGCCGATTTGACGAAAGCCTCGGCCCCGTCTGCGAAGTTATCCATTATTTCGCGCTCCCATCAAAGGCCGATCTGATCGTCAATTCGCGTTCGCGCGCTGGCAGGGCGCATTCCGCCGCCGCCGCGCGGGCGAGGGCAATCGCCGCCCCTCGATCGAGTTCGCCGCGTTCGGCCAGTTCGCGGAGCCGGTGGCAGGCCCAGTATAACTTGGAGTTCCGCGCGCCCTCGGCTGCCTGCGCGATCGTCCGCACAAGCCCCGCGATCGTCCGCTCGATTTTCTCGGGGGTTCTGATTTCACCGATTGGACGGGGTGCCGGTTCGGGCTTCGGTTCTGGATTACGCAGCCACGCCGGCCAGGGCGCGATAGGCGAGGCGTCCAGCACCGCCCCGCCATGCGCTGCCCACCAGATGACATAGCCCCCAGCGGCCCTAAAATCGACGCCGGGGGCGAGCTTCGCCACGCTGCACCGAAGGTCCGGGCGATCATGATAGACCCAATGCTGGCCGCCCGATCTGGTCTGAATTACCAGCGTGTTGCCCAGGCGCGTGCGGTGCTGGTCGAGCCATGCGGCGGCCTCGGGGTGCTTGGCCGTATCGAGGTCGAGCACCGAGATACCGCTCGCCGGCCCGGTCGGAACACCGATGAGGGGGCCGGGGAATTGCCGGTAAAGCGAGCGAATAGCGGCTGGATCAGCAACCGCCGCATGGAAACCGCGCTTGCAGGCAGGTGTTTTATTCGGCAGGCAGAAGAAGATCGGCCATCCGGTTTCGGCGTTCAATTCGAGAGCGGTTTCGAGGGTCATGCCGCACCGCCAATCGCTTCCTCGATCGCGGCTGCGATGCGACGGCAATGGGCGGCCTCTCCCTCTGCCAGCGCCCTCAGGACCGGATCGCGATCGCGACGGGCGAGAATGCCATCCGCCCGGCTGGCGAGGCTGCGCATCGCACGGCGGGCATCTGTGACCGGGAGGGTGAGCGTCAGGCGGGCGCGGCGTTCTTTGGCTTCGAGGTTGTCGATTATGTGGGTGGCGAGATTATCGGCGTCAGTCTTACGGTTGCGCATTTTGGACCTTTTCGGCCCCTCAACCCTCTTGCGAAAATCTCGGCGGGCGATTATCTCTTTGGTGCCGCCAAGCATCTCAGAGATTTTCGCGCCGCTCCGTTCCTGCATGGGTTCGGGGCGGTTTGCGTTGGAGGCTACGAGGCTTTCGCGAGCGATTCGGCGAATTTCTTGAGGCTGTCGGCAGTAACGAAGGTGGACTTCCCCATTTTGCGCAAGTCGAACGCGCCTTCTTTGGCGAGCAGCCAGAATTTCGAGTGTTTGATACCAAGAGCGGATTGAGCCTCGGCAGGGCGGTAGAGAATTTTCTCAGTCATGGTGTATCTCCGTTTGTGTCCATCCGGACGATAGCAACCGTAACGGTCATGGCGAAAGTGCAGTTTTCGAGGATAGGCTTCGATAAACTGATGGTATTTCCAAGGCTTTTTCATTGGGGTAATTCGCGCGCGTTTTCGGGGCCTGAATAACCACCAGTTCGTTACCGTAATGAACGCAGCGCGGACTTCATGGTATCAGGCGGAATTTCGATGCCGAGCGCGGCCTCAGCGAGGTGAAGCAACGGGAGGTGCGGGGCGCGTCGATCGCGGAACAGACGGTGACGAAGCTGACGGAGCGTTATGATTGCGGCATCTGGTTTTCGCGTAATGCCCGCTTTTAGGGGCATGTTCTCGTAGCTGTGCGCAGTTTTTGTGAAATATTCGATAAGGTCCGTTAGCGCGCGGGTCGATGAGTCAGGCAGCGACAAGTGCGGAATCTTGTTGAGTTCCAGAACCTCGCTGATTTTTGCGGCGGCATCGCTGTACTTTGTCACCCGATCGGCGAGGTCGGTTGCGATTGTCGGGCTGTTGAGGGCCATGCCTGCCGACTGAACCACGGCAAACAGGACACAGTAGGCTTGTTCTATATCTGTTGCGCGGAGCCGGTTCAAAGCCGCGATGGCCTTGCCGTCAACGTCGCGGCGCAACCGGTCGAGCACGGCGGGGTCAGCCCAGGGCAGCGACGCGGCCGCCCGGTCGAGCGCGTCACGGTAGGCGGCGCGGTCAATCGGTTTGCGCCGGGTGGCGGGTGTGGTATCTTTGGCATCGGTCATAGCATCGTCCTTCCGGGACCATTTTGCGGGCCATTGCCCGGTGGCGTCCTACCGCCATCGGGCCACCCCTCTGCCGCCAGCCGGGCGGCGCGGATCGGGCTTAGGCGCGGCGCATTTCCACCACCTCAGCGGATTGGTTGACCGGCACCCCGGCGCAGAATTGCGCCCATGTCTCCATCAAGTGCCGGCGTTTTTCGAGGGCCGGGCCGCGTTTATACGCGGCCTCTGTGCGATCTTTGTTGACGTGAGCGAGCGCGATTTCCACAAGTTCGCCCGGATATTCGGTTTTTTCCTGCGCCCAGGTGCGGAATGCCGCGCGCATGCCGTGAACTGTATGACCGGGCTGGATTGAGTGCAGCGCCTTCGATATCGAAACATCACTCATCGGCTTACCGGCGATCTGGCCGGGGAAAATCAGGCCGTCCGGCCTGTGCGGTTGCGCGGCGAGTTCAGCCAGTATTTCCATGCAACGCGGGGAGAGCGGAACAACATGTTCCCGCTTCGCCTTCATGCGCGACGCCGGAATGATCCAAACATTGATCGAGACATCGGTCTTTATCCCGCCGCGATCGATGCTCACTTTCGCAATACCGATCTCGCTCCACCGCGCGCCGCGCGCCTCGCCCGATCTGGCGGCGGTTAGGATCAGCCATTCGAGGCATCGCCCGGATATCGTCGCCTTCATGCGTAGCGCAGCCATGAACGCGGGAAGGTCAGCATAGGGCAACGCGGCGTGGTGGACGGCTGGGGCGATCTTGCCCTTGGCTGGTAGAACCTGATCGAGAAACCCCGTCCAGCGAGCCGGATTCTCGCCCTGTCGCCATTTGTGAACGGCGGCATAGTCGAGCACCGATTCTATCCGCCCGCGCAACCGGCTGGCCGTCTCGCTCTTGGTTTCCCAGATCGGTTTGAGAACACGCAGCACTTCATCGAGGCCGATGGCGTCAACCGGCATCTTGCCGATGACCGGAGAGGCATAGGCCCGGATCGTGCTGGTCCACTGGCCTGCATGTTTGGCATTTTTCCACTCTCCGGCATGTGCGGCGATATATTGATCAGCCACCGCGTCGAACGTGCGGGCGGTCTGGTTGACGATCTCAGCCTTGCGCATCCGGCGATCGGCGAGCGGATCATATCCGTCCCTTATGCGGTTGCGCAGCAGCCGGGCTTTCTCGCGAGCCTCGGCCAGTGTGACATCGCGGAGGGGCCCCAGGCTCAGCCAATGGGGCTTGCCGGCCAGCATATACCGGAACGCCCACGATTTCGAGCCATCCTTACGGACGCGAAGATAGAGGCCATCGCCGTCATGGATATTGCGCTCGCCGGTTGCGGCGGCGATCGCCAGGGCATTGAGGCGTTTGACGGGGCCGCGTGCCATCGCTCAGGCCAGCCAGAATAGCAAAATAGCAGGAATAGCAGCCCGGCCTATCCGCAAATCGATATTTGAGCCCATCGCCATCTGCATCCGCTCCGCCATCCGTGCCGGATACAATACCCAGCTAATGGATACAATGTAGAACCGTATCGGAATGGACGCAAGCGGTTAAAGGTGGACGCTAAGACGCCGGTTTTCCTCGCTTTTCTCGCCGTTCTTATTGCGGAAACCTCATGGTATGGCGGACACCCCATCCGCCACTTCAGTCCCTGAGTGGGCACTGAATTCACGCCGTTTTTTCCGGTCATCACCTGTCGCAGCCGGGTCTTCGAGCCCATGATCCGGGCCTCGCCATCTGCCACCGCAACGTGCTGGGCAAGCGCTCGAAGATGGTCACGGCGATAGCCTCCACCTTCAGGGCGTCGGTCGACTTACCAGCGGCAGGTGGCAGACCGAGGAGAACTGGGGTAGTTTCAACCATTGTCATGTCCGAAACCGTTCCCCGCCAGCATGCCGGGTTTCGTCATCTGCGTCAGATCGTCGCGGGCGTCAGCAACGGCGTCATTCTGGTCGGCACCGATCAGCGGATTACCTGGGCCAACGACCGTGCCCTCGCGATGCACGGCGTCGAGTCGATCGAGGCGCTTGGGGAAACCGTATCGGACTACCGGACCCGCTTCGAGCTTCGCTACCGCAACAACCACCGTCTTGCCGATGGCCAGTATCCGATGGAACGCGTCCTGGCCGGCGAGGCCTTCGCCGAGGTCGTGGTCGAGGTCGCTCCCGCCGGCAATAATGAAGCCACCTGGGTCCACCGCATCCGCAGCCTCGTCCTGGTCGATGACGACGGCGTGCCCGACCTTCTGGTCCTGATCCTCGATGACGAGACCGAACGCTACAACGCCGAGGATCGGTTCGAACGCACCTTCAACGCCAACCCGGCCCCCGCGATCATCCTCCGGCTCGACGATCTGCGGCACATCAAGGTCAATCGCGGCTTCCTCGAAATGACCGGCTATACCGAGGAAGACGTGATCGGTCGTTCGGTTTACGAAATCGACGTACTGGAAGGGGCGGCGCGCCGCGAACTCGCCATCGAACGGCTCAAGGAAGGCCGCACCATTCCGCAGATGGAAGGATTGCTGCAACTGCCCGGCGGCGGTGAAAAATGCGTCGTCCTTGCCGGTC
This sequence is a window from Acidiphilium acidophilum. Protein-coding genes within it:
- a CDS encoding bifunctional DNA primase/polymerase; translation: MTLETALELNAETGWPIFFCLPNKTPACKRGFHAAVADPAAIRSLYRQFPGPLIGVPTGPASGISVLDLDTAKHPEAAAWLDQHRTRLGNTLVIQTRSGGQHWVYHDRPDLRCSVAKLAPGVDFRAAGGYVIWWAAHGGAVLDASPIAPWPAWLRNPEPKPEPAPRPIGEIRTPEKIERTIAGLVRTIAQAAEGARNSKLYWACHRLRELAERGELDRGAAIALARAAAAECALPARERELTIRSAFDGSAK
- a CDS encoding tyrosine-type recombinase/integrase, which codes for MARGPVKRLNALAIAAATGERNIHDGDGLYLRVRKDGSKSWAFRYMLAGKPHWLSLGPLRDVTLAEAREKARLLRNRIRDGYDPLADRRMRKAEIVNQTARTFDAVADQYIAAHAGEWKNAKHAGQWTSTIRAYASPVIGKMPVDAIGLDEVLRVLKPIWETKSETASRLRGRIESVLDYAAVHKWRQGENPARWTGFLDQVLPAKGKIAPAVHHAALPYADLPAFMAALRMKATISGRCLEWLILTAARSGEARGARWSEIGIAKVSIDRGGIKTDVSINVWIIPASRMKAKREHVVPLSPRCMEILAELAAQPHRPDGLIFPGQIAGKPMSDVSISKALHSIQPGHTVHGMRAAFRTWAQEKTEYPGELVEIALAHVNKDRTEAAYKRGPALEKRRHLMETWAQFCAGVPVNQSAEVVEMRRA